In one Sulfitobacter sp. LCG007 genomic region, the following are encoded:
- the ccoG gene encoding cytochrome c oxidase accessory protein CcoG: MSPADQPQSLYAARVPIFPRRVHGFFRNLKWWIMAITLGIYYVTPWIRWDRGPDMPDQAVLVDLASRRFYFFFIEIWPHEFYFVGGLLVMAGIGLFLFTSALGRVWCGYSCPQTVWTDLFILVERWIEGDRNARVRLHQARWSPRKVRLRLSKWAVWLLIALATGGAWVFYFTDAPTLARDLAGFQAPSVAYVTIVILTATTFVLGGFMREQVCIYMCPWPRIQAAMMDADTLTVAYREWRGEPRGKHRKGAEADALGDCIDCMACVNVCPMGIDIRDGQQMECITCALCIDACDDVMERIGKPRGLIDYLALSDAPREMAGEPPRPVWTHVLRPRTILYTAIWAAFGLALLYALFMRTDLGLTVSPVRNPTFVVQSDGSVRNIYDVRLRNMAGNARLLRIGVTSATPLDIELEGSSGSAAVEVPANATLLQRVYVTATPSSPAASGDSTPLTLWVEDANGGTRALRDTSFNGRNTR; the protein is encoded by the coding sequence ATGAGTCCGGCAGACCAGCCCCAATCGCTCTATGCGGCACGCGTCCCGATCTTTCCGCGCCGCGTGCATGGATTCTTCAGGAACCTGAAGTGGTGGATCATGGCCATCACGCTGGGCATCTACTACGTGACCCCCTGGATCCGCTGGGACCGCGGCCCCGACATGCCCGACCAGGCGGTGCTCGTCGATCTCGCCAGCCGGCGCTTCTATTTCTTCTTCATCGAGATCTGGCCGCACGAGTTCTACTTCGTGGGCGGTCTGCTCGTCATGGCGGGTATCGGCCTGTTCCTCTTCACCTCCGCGCTCGGGCGGGTCTGGTGCGGCTACAGCTGTCCGCAGACCGTCTGGACCGATCTCTTCATCCTCGTCGAGCGCTGGATCGAGGGCGACCGCAACGCCCGTGTCCGCCTGCATCAGGCTCGGTGGTCGCCCCGGAAGGTCCGCCTGCGCCTGTCGAAATGGGCGGTCTGGCTGCTGATCGCGCTCGCGACGGGCGGCGCATGGGTGTTCTACTTCACCGATGCCCCGACGCTGGCGCGTGATCTTGCAGGGTTCCAGGCCCCCTCGGTGGCCTATGTCACCATCGTCATCCTGACCGCGACCACGTTCGTGCTCGGCGGCTTCATGCGCGAGCAGGTCTGCATCTACATGTGTCCCTGGCCGCGCATACAGGCGGCCATGATGGATGCGGACACCCTGACCGTCGCCTATCGGGAATGGCGCGGAGAGCCGCGCGGCAAGCACCGCAAGGGTGCGGAAGCGGACGCGCTCGGCGACTGCATCGATTGCATGGCCTGCGTGAACGTCTGCCCGATGGGGATCGACATCCGGGACGGGCAGCAGATGGAATGCATCACCTGCGCCCTGTGCATCGACGCCTGTGACGACGTGATGGAGCGGATCGGCAAGCCGCGCGGGCTGATCGACTATCTCGCACTCTCCGACGCGCCGCGCGAGATGGCTGGCGAGCCACCCCGCCCGGTGTGGACGCATGTCCTGCGCCCCCGCACGATCCTTTACACGGCGATCTGGGCCGCCTTCGGCCTTGCCCTGCTCTACGCGCTCTTCATGAGAACGGACCTCGGACTGACCGTTTCCCCGGTCCGCAACCCGACCTTCGTTGTCCAGTCCGACGGATCGGTGCGCAACATCTACGACGTGCGCCTGCGCAACATGGCCGGCAATGCCCGCCTGCTGCGCATCGGCGTCACGAGCGCCACGCCCCTGGATATCGAACTCGAGGGAAGTTCCGGCAGCGCCGCGGTCGAGGTTCCCGCGAACGCCACCCTTCTGCAGCGGGTCTATGTGACGGCGACACCGTCAAGCCCCGCCGCCTCGGGCGACAGCACCCCGCTGACGCTCTGGGTCGAGGACGCCAACGGCGGCACGCGGGCGCTGAGGGACACAAGCTTCAACGGGAGAAACACGCGATGA
- a CDS encoding FixH family protein — protein MIREIRGWHVLVGFTAAFGLIIAVNLALAFNAVRTFPGLEVANSYVASQTFDADRAAQRSLDWDVSAWVDGAERLHLRIVEDGQPIFPEIESAIFGRATSVAWDQEPTFRWDDAEMVADVAAGPGNWNLRLKARGADGILFQQRVIVAHRK, from the coding sequence ATGATACGGGAAATCAGGGGCTGGCACGTTCTCGTCGGGTTCACGGCGGCCTTCGGGCTCATCATCGCCGTCAATCTCGCGCTTGCCTTCAATGCGGTGCGTACCTTCCCCGGCCTCGAGGTCGCGAATTCGTATGTCGCCAGCCAGACCTTCGATGCCGACCGCGCGGCCCAGCGGTCCCTCGACTGGGATGTCTCGGCCTGGGTCGACGGCGCCGAAAGGCTGCACCTGCGCATTGTCGAGGACGGGCAGCCGATCTTCCCCGAGATCGAAAGCGCCATCTTCGGCCGCGCAACCTCGGTCGCCTGGGACCAGGAGCCCACATTCCGCTGGGACGACGCGGAAATGGTCGCGGATGTCGCGGCGGGCCCCGGCAACTGGAACCTGCGGCTGAAAGCCCGTGGCGCCGACGGGATCCTGTTTCAGCAACGCGTGATCGTGGCACATCGGAAATGA
- a CDS encoding heavy metal translocating P-type ATPase: protein MVSACPACDAAPLAAATAKAASHAPTLQLSVPDAHCAACMAAIERSLRALPGVRDARVNLSLRRVTLAAPGLVTEDAVAALARAGYAAYPLDAETLGRRIDGGARDLLTRLAVAGFAMMNVMLLSVAVWSGAEGATRDLFHLISAAIALPVVIYSGQPFFRSAWRALRAHGLNMDVPISLAILLAAGMSLYETLNGGRHAYFDAALSLTFFLLIGRYLDLRSRSEARSAALELSALETREVARLRDGMVEQVALSDLEVGDLLLISTGRRVPVDGTLAGGRGLCDRSFLTGESTPVEIKSGDRVQAGEMNLGAPFELRATAVGADTTLRRVAALVETAENARNRYTALADRAARIYAPLVHLLALAAFLAWAAVDGDLRHALNVAIAVLIITCPCALGLAVPAVATAAIGRLYRRGVLVKSGTALERLAEIDTVVFDKTGTLTLPGAAFDPQGLAGRQLSVLRALAQASDHPVSRAIANALADVAPAPVTDLREVAGCGIEGRLEGESVRFGRGGWLGAEDGRQFLKIGAAPPVALPLTETHRAGALDTVTALREAGLDIRIVSGDSAERVARIARALAIPDARHGVSAEEKHALLADLAAQGRRVLMVGDGLNDTAALAAAHVSVAPSSALDASRNAADIVLLRDGLEAMALLYRIARASVRLSRQNFAVAAAYNCIAVPVALAGLATPLIAALAMSTSSVTVLLNALRVRRVP, encoded by the coding sequence ATGGTTTCGGCCTGTCCCGCCTGCGATGCGGCGCCCCTTGCCGCGGCAACGGCGAAAGCGGCGTCACACGCGCCGACCCTGCAGCTTTCCGTGCCCGACGCCCATTGCGCCGCCTGCATGGCCGCAATCGAACGGTCGCTGCGCGCGCTCCCCGGCGTCCGCGATGCCCGGGTCAACCTGTCGCTCAGACGCGTCACCCTGGCAGCTCCGGGGCTCGTGACGGAGGACGCGGTCGCCGCCCTCGCCCGGGCGGGCTATGCGGCCTATCCCCTTGACGCGGAAACGCTGGGCCGGCGCATCGACGGCGGTGCGCGCGACCTGCTGACCCGCCTCGCGGTTGCGGGTTTCGCGATGATGAACGTCATGCTGCTGTCCGTCGCGGTCTGGTCCGGCGCAGAGGGTGCGACGCGCGACCTTTTCCACCTGATTTCCGCCGCCATCGCGCTGCCGGTCGTGATCTACTCCGGCCAGCCATTCTTCCGCAGCGCCTGGAGAGCGCTGCGTGCGCACGGGCTGAACATGGATGTGCCCATATCGCTCGCGATCCTGCTCGCGGCGGGCATGTCGCTTTACGAAACGCTGAACGGCGGCCGGCACGCCTATTTCGACGCCGCCCTCTCGCTGACCTTCTTCCTCCTGATCGGGCGCTATCTGGACCTGCGCAGCCGCAGCGAGGCCCGCTCGGCAGCGCTGGAACTCTCTGCCCTCGAGACGCGCGAAGTTGCCCGCCTGCGCGACGGAATGGTCGAACAGGTCGCGCTTTCCGATCTGGAGGTCGGAGATCTGCTGCTCATCTCGACAGGTCGAAGGGTGCCCGTCGACGGCACGCTCGCAGGCGGACGGGGGCTGTGCGACAGGTCGTTCCTGACCGGCGAAAGCACGCCGGTCGAAATCAAAAGCGGGGATCGCGTGCAGGCGGGCGAGATGAACCTCGGCGCACCTTTCGAACTGCGCGCGACGGCTGTCGGGGCGGACACCACGCTGCGCCGCGTGGCCGCGCTTGTCGAGACCGCCGAGAATGCCCGCAACCGCTATACCGCGCTCGCCGACCGCGCGGCCCGGATCTACGCGCCACTTGTGCATCTGCTGGCGCTGGCGGCTTTCCTCGCCTGGGCGGCTGTCGACGGCGATCTGCGCCATGCCCTGAACGTGGCCATTGCCGTGCTGATCATCACCTGCCCCTGCGCGCTCGGCCTTGCCGTCCCGGCGGTGGCCACCGCGGCGATCGGGCGGCTCTACCGTCGCGGCGTGCTGGTGAAATCCGGCACCGCGCTGGAGCGTCTTGCCGAAATCGACACGGTCGTGTTCGACAAGACCGGGACGTTGACCCTCCCCGGCGCCGCTTTCGACCCGCAGGGACTTGCAGGCCGCCAGCTTTCGGTCCTGCGCGCCCTGGCGCAGGCTTCGGATCATCCGGTTTCCCGGGCCATCGCGAACGCGCTCGCCGACGTCGCGCCGGCCCCCGTCACCGACCTTCGCGAGGTCGCCGGATGCGGTATCGAAGGGCGACTGGAAGGCGAGAGTGTGAGGTTCGGACGGGGCGGCTGGCTTGGCGCCGAAGACGGACGGCAATTCCTGAAGATCGGAGCCGCGCCGCCCGTCGCCCTTCCCTTGACCGAGACGCATCGAGCCGGCGCCCTCGACACCGTGACGGCCCTTCGCGAGGCCGGCCTGGACATCCGCATCGTCAGCGGCGACAGCGCGGAACGGGTCGCCCGGATCGCCCGCGCGCTCGCTATCCCGGATGCGCGCCACGGCGTCAGTGCCGAGGAAAAGCATGCGCTGCTGGCGGATCTCGCCGCGCAGGGTCGCCGGGTGCTGATGGTCGGCGACGGACTGAACGACACGGCCGCGCTTGCCGCTGCGCATGTGTCCGTCGCGCCCTCGAGCGCGCTCGATGCCTCGCGCAATGCGGCAGATATCGTCCTGCTGCGCGACGGGCTCGAGGCGATGGCGCTGCTGTATCGCATCGCACGCGCCTCGGTGCGACTTTCCCGCCAGAACTTCGCCGTCGCGGCGGCCTACAACTGCATCGCCGTGCCGGTGGCGCTGGCCGGACTTGCCACGCCGCTGATTGCCGCCCTTGCAATGTCGACCTCTTCCGTCACCGTGTTGCTGAACGCCCTTCGCGTCAGGCGGGTACCGTGA
- the ccoS gene encoding cbb3-type cytochrome oxidase assembly protein CcoS yields the protein MNVLVILIPVSLVLGGLGVAAFLWTMRHDQYDDSEGNAARILLDDD from the coding sequence GTGAACGTGCTGGTCATCCTGATCCCGGTCTCGCTGGTCCTGGGCGGACTCGGCGTTGCGGCGTTCTTGTGGACCATGCGCCACGACCAGTACGACGATTCCGAAGGCAATGCCGCGCGCATCCTGCTGGATGACGATTAG
- the recR gene encoding recombination mediator RecR, with protein MSSTKDIDALIEMMARLPGLGPRSARRAVLHLIRKRSLLLSPLADKMQTVAATARECLNCGNIGTADICDICASQKRATGELCVVEDVADLWAMERSGVFKGRYHVLGGTLSALDAVGPDELRIPRLIDRVATEGIAEVILALNATIDGQTTAHYIADRLDGKVRLTSLAQGVPIGGELDYLDDGTISAAMRARKAL; from the coding sequence GTGAGCAGTACGAAGGACATCGACGCCCTCATCGAGATGATGGCGCGCCTGCCGGGCCTCGGTCCGCGCTCGGCACGGCGTGCCGTGCTGCACCTGATCCGCAAGCGCAGCCTGCTCCTGTCTCCGCTGGCCGACAAGATGCAGACCGTCGCCGCCACGGCCCGCGAATGCCTGAACTGCGGCAACATCGGCACCGCGGACATCTGCGACATCTGCGCTTCGCAGAAGCGTGCCACTGGCGAGCTTTGCGTGGTCGAGGATGTCGCCGACCTGTGGGCGATGGAGCGCAGCGGCGTGTTCAAGGGCCGCTACCACGTGCTTGGCGGCACGCTTTCGGCCCTCGATGCGGTCGGGCCCGACGAACTGCGCATTCCCCGGCTGATCGACCGGGTCGCGACCGAAGGCATCGCCGAGGTGATCCTTGCACTGAACGCCACCATCGACGGCCAGACCACCGCGCATTACATCGCCGATCGGCTGGACGGAAAGGTCCGGCTGACCTCGCTGGCTCAGGGCGTGCCGATCGGCGGCGAGCTCGACTATCTCGACGACGGCACGATCAGCGCCGCGATGCGCGCGCGCAAGGCGTTGTAG
- a CDS encoding sugar phosphate isomerase/epimerase family protein: protein MRLGLGSYAFRWSIGTGDQVPRRPMTPFDLLDIAAELELSVVQYADNMPLDRLTGSDLERLRAAAEQEGIALEIGTQSFDADAVARYLAIGQRLGSGLLRVALDAEDAKLAVPVLAEAFRPQLDTARAAGMRIAIENHFNYPSARMVDLLEAVDDPTLGVCLDVANSICAGEWPQETVRLLAPWSINLHLKDYVIIPDRHGVGFHIHGVPLGEGRAPVAWILDQLSHCPPDLSVILEHWLPLDGDPEAARARELPWLRRTVAAAKRFVAGREHAP, encoded by the coding sequence ATGCGCTTGGGGCTGGGCAGCTACGCGTTCCGCTGGAGCATCGGAACAGGGGATCAGGTGCCGCGGCGACCGATGACTCCCTTCGATCTGCTGGACATCGCCGCAGAGCTTGAGCTCTCGGTCGTCCAGTATGCGGACAACATGCCTCTCGACAGGCTCACCGGGTCCGATCTCGAACGGCTGCGGGCAGCGGCCGAGCAGGAAGGCATCGCGCTTGAGATCGGGACCCAGAGTTTCGATGCCGACGCGGTGGCGCGCTACCTTGCAATCGGCCAGCGTCTCGGATCCGGGCTGTTGCGCGTGGCGCTCGATGCCGAGGATGCGAAACTGGCGGTGCCTGTGCTGGCCGAGGCGTTTCGCCCGCAGCTCGACACGGCGCGGGCCGCGGGCATGCGCATCGCGATCGAGAACCATTTCAACTACCCGTCTGCGCGCATGGTCGACCTTCTCGAGGCGGTCGACGACCCGACCCTGGGCGTCTGCCTCGACGTCGCCAATTCGATCTGCGCGGGCGAGTGGCCGCAGGAAACGGTGCGCCTGCTCGCGCCCTGGTCGATCAACCTGCATCTGAAGGATTACGTCATCATCCCCGACAGGCATGGTGTCGGTTTCCACATCCATGGTGTCCCGCTGGGCGAGGGACGGGCCCCGGTCGCGTGGATCCTCGACCAGCTTTCCCACTGCCCGCCCGATCTGAGCGTGATCCTCGAACACTGGCTGCCGCTGGATGGCGACCCCGAGGCGGCACGGGCGCGGGAACTGCCCTGGCTCAGGCGGACGGTGGCGGCGGCCAAGCGGTTCGTCGCGGGCCGCGAGCACGCGCCATGA
- a CDS encoding transketolase, with translation MTPLDNASRRQSLSLEARAWNIRRKALLMGEVQGQGYIGQALDVADILAAVFFHALEYRAEEPGWEGRDRFLLSVGHYAIALYAALMEAGILPEDELGTYGMDGSRLPMSGMASCTPGMEISGGSLGQGLGIGVGMALALKRKRNPGRVYNLMSDGELGEGSTWEAVMSAAQWKLDNLVCIVDFNDQQADGPTRAALAGGDEAAKWAAFGWHAQTVDGNDVTAIADALDAARNLQDEKPRVIIANTTLCRGVDFLELRERAHFVHVAPEEWCKALAALEEGRPV, from the coding sequence ATGACGCCCCTGGACAACGCATCGCGCCGCCAGAGCCTCTCGCTCGAAGCACGCGCCTGGAACATCCGTCGCAAGGCGCTGCTTATGGGCGAGGTCCAGGGCCAGGGCTACATCGGCCAGGCGCTGGACGTCGCCGACATTCTGGCGGCGGTCTTCTTCCATGCGCTCGAATACCGCGCCGAGGAACCCGGGTGGGAAGGCCGCGACCGTTTTCTTCTGTCGGTCGGTCACTACGCCATCGCGCTTTACGCCGCCCTTATGGAAGCCGGTATTCTTCCCGAAGATGAACTGGGTACCTATGGCATGGACGGCAGCCGGCTGCCGATGTCGGGGATGGCCTCTTGCACACCGGGGATGGAGATATCCGGCGGGTCGCTGGGCCAGGGTCTCGGCATCGGTGTCGGAATGGCGCTGGCGTTGAAGCGCAAGCGGAACCCCGGTCGGGTCTACAACCTGATGTCGGACGGAGAGCTGGGTGAAGGTTCGACCTGGGAGGCGGTGATGTCCGCAGCCCAATGGAAGCTCGACAACCTTGTATGCATCGTGGATTTCAACGACCAGCAGGCCGACGGGCCCACCCGCGCCGCGCTGGCCGGGGGCGACGAGGCGGCGAAATGGGCCGCTTTCGGCTGGCATGCCCAGACCGTCGACGGCAATGACGTGACAGCGATCGCGGACGCGCTGGATGCGGCACGCAACCTGCAAGACGAAAAACCCCGTGTGATCATCGCGAACACGACCCTCTGTCGCGGAGTCGACTTCCTCGAGCTCCGCGAGCGCGCGCATTTTGTCCATGTCGCCCCCGAGGAATGGTGCAAGGCGCTGGCAGCGCTCGAAGAAGGGCGTCCCGTATGA
- a CDS encoding transketolase family protein encodes MIASLAAEGYDTVRAPFGRALVDLARKDPRIVGLTADLGKYTDLHILAQEMPDRFYQMGMAEQLLMSAAAGMAREGFIPFATTYAVFAARRAYDFIAMAIAEQNLPVKIVCALPGLTSGYGPSHQATDDLAIFRALPGMTIVDPCDACDVAGMVPEITRHPGPVYARLLRGEVPSVLTRHMPDYRFRLGKAQLIREGADALMISCGIMTMRALDAAVLLEREGIGLAVLHVPTIKPLDTETILSEVRRRARKVIVGENHSVIGGLGEAVAGVLLRAGIAPAFHQIALPDAFLDAGALPTLHDRYGISAERVAAQIRMWIQTGG; translated from the coding sequence ATGATCGCCTCTCTCGCGGCTGAAGGTTACGACACGGTACGCGCCCCTTTTGGTCGGGCGCTTGTCGACCTGGCGCGAAAGGATCCCCGCATCGTCGGATTGACCGCCGACCTGGGCAAGTACACCGACCTGCACATCCTCGCGCAGGAGATGCCTGACCGTTTTTACCAGATGGGCATGGCCGAACAGCTTCTGATGTCTGCGGCGGCCGGCATGGCGCGTGAGGGTTTCATACCCTTCGCGACGACATACGCGGTCTTCGCCGCGCGCCGGGCCTATGATTTCATCGCCATGGCAATCGCCGAGCAGAACCTGCCGGTCAAGATCGTCTGCGCCCTGCCCGGTCTGACATCGGGCTACGGGCCCAGCCATCAGGCCACCGACGATCTCGCGATCTTTCGCGCGCTGCCCGGAATGACCATCGTCGACCCCTGCGACGCCTGCGACGTCGCGGGAATGGTGCCGGAGATCACGCGTCACCCGGGCCCCGTCTACGCCCGACTGCTGCGCGGCGAGGTGCCAAGCGTCCTGACACGGCATATGCCCGACTATCGTTTCCGCCTCGGGAAAGCGCAGCTGATCCGCGAGGGCGCGGACGCGTTGATGATATCCTGTGGCATCATGACCATGCGCGCACTCGACGCGGCGGTGCTGCTCGAGCGGGAGGGGATCGGACTGGCGGTGCTGCATGTTCCCACGATCAAGCCGCTCGATACCGAAACGATCCTCTCAGAGGTCCGACGCCGCGCGCGCAAGGTGATCGTGGGCGAAAACCACAGCGTGATCGGCGGACTGGGCGAAGCTGTGGCAGGCGTGCTTCTGCGGGCCGGGATCGCGCCGGCCTTCCACCAGATCGCTCTGCCGGACGCATTCCTGGATGCCGGCGCGCTGCCGACGCTGCATGACCGCTACGGCATCTCCGCCGAACGCGTCGCCGCGCAGATACGGATGTGGATTCAGACAGGCGGATAA
- a CDS encoding SDR family NAD(P)-dependent oxidoreductase, protein MGLLEGKFAVVTGAAGPRGLGKAAARLFAEHGAVVCLLDLDAGAARAAAADLGTHHVGLACDVTDKRACEAATAELLTRWGRIDVLVNNAGITQPLRLMDIAPPHYDAVLDVNLRGTLYMSQAVIPAMRAQKSGSIVNLSSVSAQRGGGIFGGPHYAAAKAGILGLTKAMARELAPDGIRANAICPGFIATDITAGRLTPEMKRQILEGIPVGRAGEASDVAGCALFLASDLSAYCTGSEIDVNGGSLIH, encoded by the coding sequence ATGGGCCTGCTCGAGGGGAAATTTGCAGTGGTGACCGGGGCGGCGGGCCCGCGTGGCCTTGGCAAGGCAGCGGCGCGTCTCTTCGCCGAGCATGGCGCGGTGGTGTGCCTCCTCGACCTCGACGCCGGTGCGGCGCGGGCGGCCGCGGCAGATCTCGGCACGCATCACGTCGGCCTGGCCTGCGATGTGACGGACAAGCGCGCCTGCGAGGCCGCCACGGCGGAACTGCTGACACGCTGGGGCCGCATCGACGTGCTGGTGAACAACGCCGGCATCACCCAGCCGCTGAGGCTGATGGATATCGCGCCTCCCCATTACGACGCGGTTCTCGACGTGAACCTGCGCGGCACGCTCTACATGAGCCAGGCCGTCATCCCGGCAATGCGCGCGCAGAAGTCGGGAAGCATCGTCAATCTCAGCTCCGTGTCCGCGCAGCGCGGCGGCGGCATATTCGGGGGACCGCATTACGCGGCGGCCAAGGCGGGCATCCTCGGACTGACCAAGGCCATGGCGCGCGAACTCGCGCCGGACGGAATCCGCGCCAACGCGATCTGCCCTGGCTTCATCGCCACGGACATCACCGCCGGACGGCTCACACCCGAGATGAAGCGGCAGATACTGGAAGGCATTCCGGTGGGCCGGGCGGGGGAAGCGTCAGACGTCGCGGGATGCGCGCTGTTTCTGGCCTCGGATCTGTCCGCCTACTGCACCGGGTCGGAAATCGACGTGAACGGCGGATCGCTGATCCACTGA
- a CDS encoding LysR family transcriptional regulator, with protein sequence MRDINIKAIEYFESVARLGSVTRSAEELGVSPPAVSQQIRSLEAQFGVRLFRREKRRLLLTQDGDILFQTATQAFGALRNVRSAVLRQRDQRSFVIRVSPSFGVSWLGPRILSFLADNPDWNMRVDAKPDFTAFETEPVDLDLRYGRGGWAGLTVDFLMNDLVLPLCSPDYRSELRNRSDDPAEMLALARLIDSARALCRWDVWLATNRITLPEVNYPLRFDRSSMTIELARQGGGVALENANLCLGELRRGELVPLSPHWPVIDEPAYWLVCPSRHFNRRIVSRFADWIAGESARHEAETRATLADLGCSFAGDV encoded by the coding sequence ATGCGCGACATCAATATCAAGGCGATCGAGTATTTCGAGTCCGTGGCCCGGCTCGGATCGGTCACCAGGTCGGCCGAAGAGCTCGGGGTATCGCCCCCGGCGGTCAGCCAGCAGATCAGATCGCTCGAGGCCCAGTTCGGCGTCAGGCTCTTCCGGCGAGAGAAGCGCCGCCTTCTGCTGACCCAGGACGGAGATATCCTGTTCCAGACCGCGACGCAGGCATTCGGGGCGCTGCGCAATGTCCGCAGCGCCGTGTTACGCCAGAGGGACCAGCGAAGCTTCGTGATCCGCGTCAGTCCCAGTTTCGGAGTAAGCTGGCTGGGTCCGCGGATCCTGAGCTTTCTCGCGGACAACCCGGACTGGAACATGCGGGTTGACGCCAAGCCCGACTTTACCGCCTTCGAGACCGAGCCCGTCGACCTCGACCTGCGCTACGGGCGCGGAGGATGGGCGGGGCTGACCGTAGATTTCCTGATGAACGATCTGGTTCTGCCGCTTTGCAGCCCGGACTATCGCAGCGAGCTGAGAAACCGGTCGGACGACCCTGCCGAAATGCTTGCGCTCGCCCGCCTTATCGACAGCGCCCGGGCACTGTGCCGGTGGGACGTATGGCTGGCGACAAACCGCATCACCCTGCCGGAGGTCAACTATCCGCTGCGTTTCGACCGGTCGTCGATGACGATCGAGCTGGCGCGCCAGGGCGGCGGCGTCGCGCTCGAGAACGCTAACCTCTGCCTCGGCGAGCTCCGGCGGGGCGAACTGGTGCCGCTCTCGCCGCATTGGCCGGTGATCGACGAGCCGGCATACTGGCTGGTCTGCCCGTCCCGACACTTCAACAGGCGTATCGTGTCGCGCTTCGCGGACTGGATCGCGGGCGAATCCGCTCGGCACGAAGCGGAAACACGCGCGACGCTTGCAGATCTGGGATGCAGCTTCGCGGGCGATGTCTGA
- a CDS encoding type III PLP-dependent enzyme, with product MTMNATVHGALRAANPVFFDDAAAFIAGNTFDRPTLVISRARVARQYDALSEGLGRARIHYAVKANPAPEIVRMLVLKGSGFDCASRQEIELCLSQGADAAHLSFGNTIKKAADIAFAYSVGVTLFAADSEAELEKIAAHAPGARVYIRLIVENSLAEWPLSRKFGCAPSKLPALLDLARDLGLVAWGLSFHVGSQTREASYWEPVLDQIAPLWHEARAAGHDLQLLNIGGGFPAFYGQTVQAPTAYAAKVVELVTARFGDVPELMAEPGRGMVAEAGHIVAEVLLVSKKSDDDLHRWVYLDIGRFSGLAETEGEAIRYQFVTAHDGGETGPCVLAGPSCDSADILYEKRPVNLPLALSDGDRIVIRNCGAYTSSYSSVGFNGFPPLDVVVL from the coding sequence ATGACCATGAACGCTACAGTCCACGGCGCCCTGCGCGCCGCAAACCCTGTCTTTTTCGACGACGCTGCCGCGTTCATCGCGGGCAACACGTTCGACAGGCCGACACTGGTCATCAGCCGTGCGCGCGTCGCACGCCAGTATGACGCACTCTCCGAAGGGCTCGGCCGCGCGCGCATCCACTATGCGGTCAAGGCGAACCCCGCGCCCGAGATCGTGCGCATGCTCGTCCTGAAAGGCTCGGGGTTCGACTGCGCCTCGCGTCAGGAAATCGAACTCTGCCTGAGCCAGGGCGCCGATGCCGCGCACCTGTCCTTCGGCAACACCATCAAGAAGGCGGCGGACATCGCTTTCGCCTACAGTGTCGGCGTGACGCTCTTCGCCGCCGACAGCGAGGCCGAACTTGAAAAGATCGCGGCGCACGCTCCCGGGGCGCGCGTCTACATCCGCCTGATCGTCGAGAATTCGCTGGCCGAATGGCCGCTCAGCCGCAAATTCGGCTGCGCGCCCTCGAAGCTGCCCGCGCTGCTGGATCTCGCGCGCGATCTCGGGCTCGTGGCCTGGGGCCTGTCCTTCCACGTCGGGTCCCAGACCCGCGAAGCCTCCTACTGGGAGCCGGTGCTCGACCAGATCGCTCCGCTCTGGCACGAAGCCCGCGCGGCTGGCCATGACCTGCAGCTGCTGAACATCGGCGGCGGTTTCCCGGCGTTCTACGGACAGACCGTGCAGGCGCCGACAGCCTATGCGGCGAAGGTGGTCGAGCTGGTCACGGCGCGCTTCGGCGATGTGCCCGAACTGATGGCCGAGCCGGGCCGCGGCATGGTTGCCGAGGCAGGCCATATCGTGGCCGAGGTCCTGCTGGTTTCGAAGAAGTCCGACGATGACCTGCATCGCTGGGTCTACCTCGACATCGGCCGCTTTTCGGGTCTTGCCGAGACCGAGGGCGAGGCGATCCGCTATCAGTTCGTCACCGCCCATGATGGCGGCGAGACCGGACCCTGCGTGCTGGCGGGCCCGTCCTGCGACAGCGCCGACATTCTCTACGAGAAACGGCCGGTGAACCTGCCTCTGGCCCTGAGCGATGGCGACCGGATCGTGATCCGCAATTGCGGGGCGTATACGTCCAGCTACTCATCCGTCGGCTTCAACGGATTTCCGCCGCTGGATGTAGTCGTTCTGTGA